Proteins from one Bacteroides mediterraneensis genomic window:
- a CDS encoding aldo/keto reductase produces MIAPVYAAAENRYECGMQYRRAGRSGVMLPAISLGLWHNFGDVDTLSLSRKKLHYAFDHGITHFDLANNYGPSYGSAEETFGQIIKSSLAPYRDELFISTKAGHDMWPGPYGNWGSRKHLMASLDQSLKRMNLEYVDVFYSHRYDPETPLEETLQALVDIVHQGKALYVGLSKYPLEAYLFASRYLKERDVPCLLYQERYSMLVREPESQGILQAVRENGAGFVAFSPLAQGLLTNRYLNGIPEDSRIARGGFLKKEALTPEVLRRIQALDEHARLRGQSLAEMALAWLLKDASVTSVLVGASSVEQLGDSLKALDNLSFEEEELQRIEEILA; encoded by the coding sequence ATGATAGCACCTGTTTATGCTGCGGCAGAAAACCGCTACGAGTGTGGCATGCAATATCGGCGTGCCGGACGGAGTGGGGTGATGCTGCCCGCCATTTCACTGGGATTATGGCATAATTTCGGGGACGTGGATACACTCTCGCTCAGCCGGAAAAAATTGCATTATGCCTTTGATCATGGAATTACACACTTTGACTTGGCCAATAATTACGGGCCGTCGTATGGCTCGGCCGAGGAGACTTTCGGACAGATAATAAAATCGTCATTGGCTCCTTACCGGGACGAACTGTTTATTTCTACAAAGGCGGGACACGACATGTGGCCGGGTCCGTATGGCAACTGGGGTTCCCGCAAACACTTGATGGCCAGTCTGGACCAGAGCCTGAAACGGATGAATCTGGAATATGTGGATGTGTTTTATTCACATCGTTATGATCCGGAAACACCGTTGGAAGAGACACTTCAGGCGTTGGTGGATATCGTACACCAGGGAAAGGCTTTGTATGTGGGCCTGTCCAAATATCCCTTGGAGGCTTATTTGTTTGCCAGCCGTTATTTGAAAGAACGTGATGTGCCGTGCCTGTTGTATCAGGAACGTTACAGCATGCTGGTACGTGAGCCGGAATCTCAAGGAATCTTACAGGCGGTCAGAGAAAATGGGGCAGGGTTTGTGGCCTTTTCTCCTTTGGCCCAGGGCTTGCTGACCAATCGTTACTTGAACGGTATTCCGGAGGATTCCCGTATTGCCCGGGGTGGTTTCCTGAAAAAAGAAGCGCTTACGCCGGAAGTCTTGAGAAGGATTCAGGCATTGGACGAACATGCGCGCTTGCGCGGGCAGTCGTTGGCCGAGATGGCATTGGCTTGGCTGCTGAAAGATGCGTCGGTCACTTCCGTGTTGGTGGGAGCCAGTTCGGTGGAACAATTGGGTGATAGCTTGAAGGCGCTGGACAATCTTTCGTTCGAGGAAGAAGAGCTTCAGCGTATTGAAGAGATTCTTGCATAG
- the nagA gene encoding N-acetylglucosamine-6-phosphate deacetylase, producing the protein MLTQIINARILTPQGWLKDGSVLIRDNKILEVTNCDLAIVGATLIDAKGMYIVPGGVEIHVHGGGGRDFMEGSEDAFRTAVKAHMQHGTTSIFPTLSSSTIPMIRAAAATTEKLMSEPDSPVLGLHLEGHYFNMKMAGGQMPENIKNPDPEEYIPLLEETHCIKRWDAAPELPGAMQFGKYITSKGVLAAVGHTQAEFEDIYTGFYAGYTHATHFYNAMPGFHKRREYKYEGTVESIYLMDDMTVEVVADGIHVPPTILRLVHKIKGVEKTALITDALACAASDSKEAFDPRVIIEDGVCKLADRSALAGSIATMDRLIRTMVQKAEIPLEDAVRMASETPARIMGVLDRKGTLERGKDADIMALDRDLNVRAVWAMGKLVEGTNTLF; encoded by the coding sequence ATGTTAACTCAAATAATTAATGCCCGCATTTTAACCCCGCAAGGCTGGTTAAAAGACGGTTCCGTACTCATCAGAGACAATAAAATTCTGGAAGTTACCAACTGCGATTTGGCCATCGTGGGTGCCACACTGATTGATGCCAAAGGAATGTATATCGTTCCGGGAGGAGTCGAAATCCATGTACACGGAGGAGGTGGACGTGACTTCATGGAAGGCAGTGAAGATGCTTTCCGCACCGCCGTCAAGGCACACATGCAACATGGAACGACCAGTATCTTCCCCACGCTTTCTTCTTCTACCATCCCCATGATTCGAGCTGCCGCTGCTACTACGGAAAAATTAATGAGCGAACCCGACAGTCCTGTTCTCGGGCTGCATCTGGAAGGACATTATTTTAATATGAAGATGGCAGGCGGACAGATGCCGGAAAACATCAAGAATCCCGATCCGGAAGAATACATTCCACTGTTGGAAGAGACCCACTGCATCAAACGTTGGGATGCAGCGCCTGAACTCCCCGGAGCCATGCAGTTTGGCAAATATATCACGTCAAAAGGTGTTTTGGCAGCAGTAGGACATACACAGGCTGAATTCGAAGATATCTATACCGGATTCTATGCCGGCTATACACACGCCACTCACTTCTACAATGCCATGCCGGGATTCCACAAACGCCGGGAATATAAATACGAAGGTACCGTGGAAAGTATCTACCTGATGGACGACATGACTGTAGAAGTAGTTGCCGACGGTATCCATGTACCTCCCACAATCCTTCGTCTGGTACACAAGATTAAAGGAGTGGAAAAGACCGCTTTGATTACCGATGCATTGGCTTGTGCCGCAAGCGACAGCAAAGAAGCATTCGACCCCCGTGTCATCATTGAAGACGGTGTATGCAAACTGGCCGACCGCTCTGCACTGGCTGGCAGTATCGCCACCATGGACCGCCTGATTCGTACCATGGTCCAGAAAGCCGAAATCCCATTGGAAGATGCCGTAAGAATGGCTTCAGAAACTCCGGCCCGAATCATGGGAGTTCTCGACCGGAAAGGAACACTGGAAAGAGGAAAAGATGCCGACATCATGGCACTCGACCGTGATCTCAATGTACGTGCCGTATGGGCCATGGGTAAACTGGTCGAAGGTACCAACACACTTTTTTAA
- the rpmF gene encoding 50S ribosomal protein L32 yields MAHPKRRQSKTRTAKRRTHDKAVAPTLAICPNCGEWHVYHTVCGACGYYRGKLAIEKEAAL; encoded by the coding sequence ATGGCACATCCTAAAAGAAGACAATCAAAAACGAGAACTGCGAAGAGAAGAACTCATGACAAGGCAGTTGCTCCTACTTTGGCTATTTGCCCGAACTGCGGTGAATGGCATGTTTATCACACAGTATGTGGGGCTTGCGGTTATTACAGAGGTAAGTTGGCTATCGAAAAAGAAGCTGCTCTTTAA
- a CDS encoding DUF177 domain-containing protein yields MTENSADYEFSLTNQFFADIDAPEIQKGKLQVQLNVRKTMGVYVLTFHIEGSVIVPCDRCLDDMELAVATDDTLKVKLGETFSDEDDMVIVPEEDGYINVAWFMYEFIALSLPMKHVHAPGKCNKSMMGALNKHLRTSSDEEETDDFGLDEEVGDESSEAREIDPRWNELKKILDNN; encoded by the coding sequence ATGACGGAAAACTCTGCTGATTATGAGTTTTCTTTGACCAATCAGTTCTTTGCGGATATTGATGCTCCAGAGATTCAGAAGGGAAAACTGCAGGTGCAGTTGAACGTAAGAAAAACAATGGGTGTTTATGTCCTTACGTTTCATATCGAGGGCTCTGTAATCGTTCCGTGCGACCGTTGTCTGGATGACATGGAGTTGGCGGTAGCGACTGATGATACATTGAAGGTAAAATTGGGAGAAACATTCTCGGATGAAGACGATATGGTGATTGTGCCGGAAGAGGACGGCTACATTAATGTGGCTTGGTTTATGTACGAGTTTATCGCATTGAGTTTACCGATGAAGCATGTGCATGCTCCCGGAAAATGCAATAAAAGCATGATGGGCGCACTGAACAAACATTTGCGTACTTCGTCAGATGAAGAGGAAACGGACGATTTTGGATTAGATGAAGAAGTGGGTGATGAATCGTCTGAAGCACGTGAGATAGATCCGAGATGGAACGAATTGAAGAAAATATTAGATAATAATTAA
- a CDS encoding beta-ketoacyl-ACP synthase III: protein MEKINAVITGVGGYVPDYVLTNEELSRMVDTNDEWIMTRIGVKERRILNEEGLGTSYLARKAAKQLMQKTDSDPASIDCVIVATTTPDYHFPSTASILCDKLGLKNAYAFDLQAACSGFLYAMETAASMIQSGRHKKIIIVGADKMSSMVNYSDRATCPIFGDGAAACMVEATTEDYGIMDSILRTDGKGLPFLHMKAGGSVCPPSYFTIDNKMHYLYQEGRTVFKYAVSNMSDVTAQIAERNGLNKDNIDWIVPHQANLRIIDAVASRLEVPLDKVMINIQRYGNTSAGTLPLCLWDYEKQLKKGDNIIFTAFGAGFTWGASYVKWGYDGNK from the coding sequence ATGGAAAAAATAAATGCTGTAATTACCGGAGTCGGTGGGTATGTACCTGATTATGTCCTGACAAACGAAGAATTGTCGAGAATGGTGGACACCAACGATGAGTGGATTATGACTCGTATCGGGGTGAAAGAACGACGTATCCTGAACGAAGAGGGTTTGGGAACTTCATATTTGGCTCGTAAGGCCGCTAAACAGTTGATGCAGAAAACGGATTCGGATCCGGCTTCTATTGACTGTGTAATTGTAGCTACGACAACTCCTGACTATCATTTCCCTTCTACTGCTTCTATTCTTTGTGACAAATTAGGGTTGAAGAATGCGTATGCATTCGACTTGCAGGCTGCCTGCAGCGGTTTCTTGTATGCGATGGAAACAGCTGCCAGCATGATTCAGTCAGGCCGTCACAAGAAAATTATTATTGTAGGCGCAGACAAGATGTCTTCTATGGTGAACTATTCAGACCGTGCTACTTGTCCGATTTTTGGGGATGGGGCTGCGGCTTGTATGGTAGAAGCCACTACGGAAGACTATGGTATCATGGACTCTATCCTGCGTACGGATGGCAAGGGACTTCCCTTCCTGCACATGAAGGCAGGTGGGTCGGTGTGTCCTCCTTCTTACTTCACCATTGACAACAAGATGCATTATTTGTATCAGGAAGGTAGAACGGTATTTAAATATGCCGTATCTAACATGTCTGACGTAACAGCTCAGATTGCGGAAAGAAATGGCCTGAACAAGGATAACATCGACTGGATTGTTCCTCATCAGGCAAATCTGCGAATCATTGATGCGGTAGCTTCTCGTCTGGAAGTTCCATTGGACAAGGTGATGATTAACATCCAGCGTTATGGTAATACCAGCGCCGGAACGTTGCCACTCTGCTTGTGGGATTATGAAAAGCAACTGAAGAAGGGTGACAATATCATCTTCACTGCGTTTGGCGCAGGATTTACCTGGGGTGCCAGCTACGTGAAGTGGGGTTATGATGGAAATAAATAA
- the ftsH gene encoding ATP-dependent zinc metalloprotease FtsH: MKQETVNSRPQKGNPFVAFLWVILIVLFLNWLIFPNLTGQKIKSTDYGTFIEKMEEGAIKEVMIKSGQIYFTVADKGDVTTYQTGEINDPQLVDRLLKAKSPNEDGKVAFTEIVPEENSPFLNFILMWVLPGLLFYVIWKQASRSIQARMGASGGNFMSFGNGGAKIYADSEIKTTFADVAGQNEAKEMLKEIVEFLHKPQKYADIGASLPKGALLVGPPGTGKTLIARAVAGEAKVPFFAISGSEFVQMFVGMGAAKVRDLFRQANEKAPCIIFIDEIDAIGKRRDSGLGGNDEREQTLNQLLTEMDGFDGRKGVVILAATNRPEDLDKALLRPGRFDRRIQMELPDLEGRKAILDVHLKKVRHETVDIDIVARATAGTSGAELANIVNEAALRAVRMGRSEVTTEDLEESVETVIAGAQKKGKVVSSEEKKIIAYHEIGHALVAAMQSHSAPVHKITIIPRTSGALGYTMQVESGEQVLMNREELFNRIVTLTGGRTAEEEICHVVTTGASNDIEQATKLARAMVTRYGMSDKYDMMGLETVHNVYLGGDTSLTCSVETAASIDQEVLEMIREAHEKSRRLIRENLDVMHEAASFLIEKETITGEEFMHILQRSGKL, translated from the coding sequence ATGAAGCAAGAAACAGTGAATTCACGCCCTCAGAAGGGGAACCCGTTTGTGGCCTTTTTATGGGTCATCTTGATTGTCTTATTTTTGAATTGGTTGATTTTCCCGAATTTGACGGGGCAGAAAATCAAGTCCACTGATTATGGTACTTTCATAGAAAAGATGGAAGAGGGGGCGATAAAGGAAGTGATGATTAAATCCGGACAGATTTATTTCACGGTAGCCGACAAAGGAGACGTCACGACTTATCAGACTGGAGAGATAAATGACCCTCAGCTGGTGGACAGGCTGCTGAAGGCAAAAAGTCCGAATGAGGACGGTAAAGTAGCTTTTACAGAGATTGTTCCTGAGGAAAATTCTCCTTTTTTGAATTTTATCTTGATGTGGGTACTGCCGGGGCTGTTGTTTTATGTAATCTGGAAGCAAGCCAGTCGAAGTATTCAGGCACGTATGGGCGCATCGGGAGGTAATTTTATGTCATTCGGGAATGGAGGGGCCAAGATTTATGCGGACTCAGAAATCAAAACGACATTTGCCGATGTAGCCGGGCAGAATGAAGCGAAAGAAATGCTGAAAGAGATTGTGGAATTTCTGCATAAGCCACAGAAATATGCGGATATAGGTGCTTCGTTGCCTAAGGGAGCCTTGTTGGTGGGGCCTCCTGGAACAGGAAAAACGTTGATTGCACGTGCGGTAGCCGGAGAAGCGAAGGTGCCTTTCTTTGCCATCTCGGGTTCCGAGTTTGTGCAGATGTTTGTAGGAATGGGAGCTGCAAAAGTACGCGACCTTTTCAGGCAGGCAAACGAGAAAGCTCCTTGTATCATTTTCATTGATGAGATAGATGCCATTGGCAAGCGAAGGGACAGTGGACTGGGAGGAAACGATGAACGAGAACAGACGCTGAACCAGTTGCTGACCGAAATGGATGGATTTGACGGGCGGAAAGGGGTTGTGATATTGGCAGCCACTAATCGCCCGGAGGACTTGGATAAGGCCTTGCTTCGTCCGGGGCGTTTTGACAGACGTATCCAGATGGAATTGCCCGACTTGGAGGGACGGAAGGCGATTCTGGACGTACATCTGAAGAAGGTAAGGCATGAGACGGTAGATATAGATATTGTGGCTCGTGCTACGGCGGGTACATCGGGTGCGGAACTGGCTAATATTGTCAATGAAGCGGCATTGAGGGCGGTCCGTATGGGAAGAAGTGAAGTGACTACCGAGGATTTGGAAGAAAGTGTGGAAACCGTGATAGCGGGTGCACAGAAAAAGGGAAAGGTCGTTTCTTCGGAAGAGAAGAAAATCATAGCCTACCATGAAATAGGGCATGCGTTAGTGGCTGCCATGCAGAGTCATTCGGCACCGGTACATAAGATTACGATTATTCCTCGCACTTCGGGAGCACTCGGATATACCATGCAGGTGGAGAGTGGAGAACAGGTGTTGATGAACAGGGAAGAATTATTCAACCGGATTGTAACCCTGACAGGTGGACGGACGGCGGAGGAGGAAATTTGTCATGTCGTGACTACAGGGGCTTCAAATGATATTGAGCAGGCTACCAAACTGGCCCGTGCGATGGTCACTCGGTATGGCATGAGTGATAAATATGACATGATGGGACTGGAGACCGTGCATAATGTCTATTTGGGAGGAGATACTTCGCTTACTTGTTCTGTTGAAACGGCAGCCAGCATTGACCAGGAAGTGCTTGAAATGATTCGGGAAGCACATGAGAAATCACGTCGCCTCATTCGGGAAAATCTGGATGTGATGCATGAGGCGGCTTCTTTCTTGATTGAAAAAGAGACTATTACCGGTGAGGAGTTCATGCATATTCTGCAACGGTCGGGTAAACTGTAA
- the era gene encoding GTPase Era, whose product MHKAGFVNIVGNPNVGKSTLMNLLVGERISIATFKAQTTRHRIMGILNTDDMQIVFSDTPGVLKPNYKLQESMLNFSESALVDADVLLYVTDTIEKPDKNAEFMEKVRALKVPVLLLINKIDLTNQENLVKLVDEWHEMLPQAEIIPISAMAKFNVDVVMKRIKELLPDSPPYFGKDQWTDKPARFFVTEIIREKILLYYDKEIPYSVEVVVEQFKEDAKSIHINAVIYVERESQKGIIIGRQGKALKKVATEARKTLEHFFQKSIYLETFVKVDKDWRSSDKELKNFGYQLD is encoded by the coding sequence ATGCACAAAGCCGGATTTGTGAATATTGTGGGCAATCCGAATGTCGGAAAGTCTACATTGATGAACTTGCTGGTGGGGGAACGTATCTCCATCGCGACTTTCAAAGCTCAGACAACGCGTCACCGTATTATGGGAATCCTCAATACGGACGATATGCAGATTGTCTTCTCTGACACTCCGGGAGTGTTGAAGCCTAATTACAAGCTTCAGGAGTCCATGCTTAATTTCTCGGAATCGGCGCTGGTAGATGCTGACGTGTTGCTGTATGTCACCGATACGATTGAGAAACCGGATAAGAACGCGGAGTTCATGGAAAAGGTACGTGCCTTGAAAGTACCTGTTTTGTTGCTGATCAATAAGATTGACCTGACCAATCAGGAAAATCTGGTGAAATTAGTGGATGAATGGCATGAAATGTTGCCTCAGGCAGAAATTATCCCGATTTCGGCCATGGCGAAATTTAATGTCGATGTGGTGATGAAACGCATCAAGGAACTGCTGCCCGACTCTCCTCCTTATTTTGGAAAAGACCAGTGGACGGATAAGCCTGCACGTTTTTTTGTGACAGAAATTATCCGTGAGAAAATCCTGTTGTATTACGACAAGGAGATTCCTTATTCAGTGGAAGTGGTCGTGGAACAGTTCAAGGAAGATGCAAAGAGTATTCATATCAATGCCGTGATTTATGTGGAACGTGAGTCGCAGAAGGGCATTATTATCGGGCGTCAGGGAAAAGCACTGAAGAAAGTGGCTACCGAAGCGCGTAAGACACTGGAGCATTTCTTCCAGAAATCCATTTACCTGGAAACTTTTGTAAAGGTGGACAAGGACTGGAGAAGCTCGGATAAGGAATTGAAGAATTTTGGTTATCAATTGGATTAA
- the nagA gene encoding N-acetylglucosamine-6-phosphate deacetylase produces MLTQIINGHILTPQGWMKDGSVLISDGKILEVTNSDLAVIGATVIDAKGMYIVPGFVSMHAHGGGGHDFTEGTAEAFREATQAHLKHGATSIFPTLSSTSFDNIRQAVHTCESLMKEEGSTIQGLHIEGPYLNKKMAGAQWEEFLKDPDPEEYIPLLESTQCVKRWDISPELPGAHDFARYTTSKGILTAITHTEAEYPEIKAAFEAGFTHAAHFYNAMPGFHKRREYKYEGTVESVYLTDGMSVEVIADGIHLPATILKLVYKLKGVEQTCLVTDALKYAAYTGEPINDPRYIIENGVCKLADHSSLAGSLATMDTLIQTMVKKAAIPLADAVRMASETPANLIGIGAHKGTLQKGKDADIVILDKDINVRCVFSGGKIVEGTNTMIH; encoded by the coding sequence ATGCTGACACAAATCATAAATGGTCATATTCTCACTCCACAAGGATGGATGAAAGACGGCTCCGTACTCATCAGTGACGGAAAAATTCTGGAAGTAACCAACAGCGACTTGGCTGTCATCGGGGCCACAGTCATCGATGCCAAAGGAATGTACATCGTACCGGGCTTCGTAAGCATGCATGCCCACGGAGGTGGTGGACACGATTTCACAGAAGGAACTGCCGAAGCATTCCGGGAAGCCACTCAGGCTCATCTGAAACACGGAGCTACCTCTATCTTCCCCACACTCTCTTCCACTAGCTTCGACAATATCCGACAAGCCGTACACACGTGCGAAAGCCTGATGAAAGAGGAAGGAAGTACCATACAAGGATTGCATATCGAAGGACCATACCTGAATAAAAAGATGGCCGGGGCTCAATGGGAAGAATTCTTGAAAGACCCTGACCCGGAAGAATATATACCATTGCTGGAAAGCACACAATGTGTCAAGCGATGGGATATCAGTCCTGAACTTCCGGGAGCACATGATTTCGCTCGGTATACGACCTCCAAAGGTATTCTGACTGCCATCACACATACTGAAGCTGAATATCCGGAAATCAAGGCTGCCTTTGAAGCCGGATTCACCCACGCAGCACATTTCTACAACGCCATGCCGGGATTCCACAAACGTCGGGAATACAAATACGAAGGGACTGTAGAGAGTGTGTATCTGACCGACGGAATGAGTGTAGAAGTGATTGCCGATGGTATTCATCTGCCTGCCACCATCCTGAAACTGGTGTACAAATTGAAAGGTGTAGAGCAGACCTGCTTAGTAACTGATGCCCTGAAATATGCCGCATATACAGGAGAGCCCATCAACGACCCAAGATACATCATTGAAAACGGGGTATGCAAACTGGCCGATCATTCCTCTTTAGCTGGAAGCTTGGCTACCATGGATACACTGATTCAAACCATGGTGAAGAAAGCAGCTATACCTTTAGCTGATGCCGTACGAATGGCTTCGGAAACTCCTGCCAACCTGATTGGTATCGGCGCACATAAAGGTACATTACAAAAAGGAAAGGATGCAGATATTGTCATCCTGGACAAAGATATCAATGTCAGATGTGTCTTCTCCGGCGGAAAGATTGTAGAAGGCACGAACACGATGATTCACTAA
- a CDS encoding hemolysin family protein, translated as MDEIIIIIGLIVLNGIFAMSEVALISARKSRLSTDVKKGNKSARVALKLAGDPDRFLSTVQIGITLIGILTGIYSGNKIAIDLTNVLVSWGVSSTYASGLAQGIIVVIVTYLTIIFGELVPKRIGMSMAERMAKLVSRPMNVLAKIALPFVWLLSKSTELIFNLLNIKEADNKVTEEEIKSIIKEGADDGEVQPVEQDIVQRVFLLGDLKVGSIMTHKSDIVSLESNMTAAEVKEVLVKELYEFYPVTEDGDLDKVKGVVNLKDLVLHLPEADFNLPALTHEATFFHENMNVYKALEQMKAQKISRALVCDEFGACVGIITLRDILEGLVGSMDDAGEEPDIIKRINKEGWLVDGQCPLYDFLCYFNRQDLLEDVDYHTVGGLILQYLQHIPQSGETLEWNNFVFEVVDMDGARIDKVLVTIPSSEEEGECEF; from the coding sequence ATGGATGAAATAATCATTATTATCGGGTTGATAGTACTGAACGGTATCTTCGCCATGTCCGAGGTGGCATTAATATCAGCCCGAAAATCCCGGTTGTCGACTGACGTAAAAAAAGGTAATAAATCTGCTCGCGTAGCATTGAAACTGGCAGGGGACCCAGATCGTTTTCTTTCTACCGTCCAAATCGGAATCACATTGATAGGTATTTTGACCGGTATTTATTCGGGAAATAAAATTGCGATTGATTTGACCAATGTGCTGGTTTCGTGGGGAGTCTCTTCTACTTATGCATCCGGACTGGCACAGGGGATTATCGTCGTTATCGTTACTTACCTGACTATCATTTTTGGGGAGTTGGTGCCGAAGCGTATCGGTATGAGCATGGCCGAGAGAATGGCCAAACTGGTGTCCCGTCCGATGAATGTGCTGGCTAAGATTGCCTTACCGTTTGTCTGGTTGCTTTCAAAGAGCACAGAATTGATTTTCAATCTGTTGAATATTAAAGAAGCCGATAATAAGGTGACAGAAGAGGAAATCAAATCGATTATCAAAGAGGGGGCTGACGATGGAGAAGTGCAACCTGTGGAACAGGACATCGTGCAGCGTGTATTTCTGTTGGGTGATTTGAAGGTCGGTTCCATCATGACACACAAAAGTGATATCGTTTCATTGGAAAGCAACATGACGGCAGCCGAAGTGAAGGAGGTGCTGGTGAAGGAGTTGTATGAGTTCTATCCGGTGACAGAAGATGGAGATTTGGATAAGGTGAAAGGAGTGGTGAACCTGAAAGATTTGGTTTTGCATCTCCCTGAGGCAGATTTCAATCTGCCTGCCTTGACACATGAAGCTACGTTTTTCCATGAGAATATGAACGTATATAAGGCACTGGAACAGATGAAGGCGCAGAAAATAAGTCGTGCGCTGGTCTGCGATGAGTTCGGGGCTTGTGTGGGAATCATTACTTTGCGTGACATTCTGGAAGGGTTGGTCGGTTCGATGGATGATGCCGGAGAAGAGCCGGATATCATTAAGCGGATTAACAAGGAAGGATGGCTGGTCGACGGACAGTGCCCGTTGTATGATTTCTTGTGTTATTTTAACCGGCAGGATTTGTTGGAGGATGTGGATTACCATACAGTAGGAGGGTTGATTCTGCAATATTTACAGCATATCCCTCAAAGTGGTGAAACTTTGGAATGGAATAATTTTGTTTTCGAGGTTGTAGATATGGATGGAGCTCGAATCGATAAGGTATTGGTGACAATTCCTTCTTCAGAAGAAGAGGGTGAATGTGAGTTTTGA